The following proteins are co-located in the Rippkaea orientalis PCC 8801 genome:
- the psbD gene encoding photosystem II D2 protein (photosystem q(a) protein) — translation MTIAVGRAPAQRGWFDVLDDWLKRDRFVFVGWSGLLLFPCAYLALGGWLTGTTFVTSWYTHGLASSYLEGCNFLTVAVSSPANAFGHSLLFLWGPEAQGDFTRWCQIGGLWTFTALHGAFGLIGFMLRQFEIARLVGIRPYNAIAFSAPIAVFVSVFLMYPLGQSGWFFGPSFGVAGIFRFILFLQGFHNWTLNPFHMMGVAGVLGGALLCAIHGATVENTLFEDSDQANTFRAFEPTQAEETYSMVTANRFWSQIFGIAFSNKRWLHFFMLFVPVTGLWMSAIGIVGLALNLRAYDFVSQELRAAEDPEFETFYTKNILLNEGLRAWMAPQDQPHQNFVFPEEVLPRGNAL, via the coding sequence ATGACCATTGCAGTTGGACGTGCCCCGGCACAAAGAGGATGGTTTGATGTCCTCGATGACTGGTTAAAACGCGATCGCTTTGTATTCGTTGGTTGGTCAGGTTTATTACTCTTCCCCTGTGCCTACTTGGCTTTAGGGGGATGGTTAACCGGAACCACCTTTGTTACCTCCTGGTACACCCACGGTTTGGCTAGTTCCTACCTCGAAGGCTGTAACTTCCTCACCGTTGCCGTCTCTTCCCCCGCTAACGCCTTCGGTCACTCCCTTCTCTTCCTGTGGGGACCCGAAGCGCAAGGCGACTTCACCCGTTGGTGTCAAATTGGCGGACTTTGGACTTTTACCGCCCTTCACGGTGCTTTTGGACTGATCGGCTTCATGCTGCGTCAGTTTGAAATTGCTCGCCTTGTTGGTATCCGTCCCTACAACGCCATCGCCTTCTCTGCTCCCATCGCCGTGTTCGTCAGTGTTTTCCTGATGTACCCCTTGGGACAGTCTGGCTGGTTCTTCGGACCTAGCTTTGGAGTGGCGGGAATTTTCCGCTTTATCCTGTTCTTACAAGGGTTCCACAACTGGACACTTAACCCCTTCCACATGATGGGAGTAGCGGGTGTTCTCGGTGGTGCGTTACTCTGTGCTATCCACGGGGCAACCGTAGAAAACACCCTGTTTGAAGATAGCGATCAAGCTAACACCTTCCGCGCTTTTGAACCTACCCAAGCTGAAGAAACCTACTCCATGGTAACGGCGAACCGTTTCTGGTCACAGATCTTCGGGATTGCTTTTTCCAACAAACGTTGGTTACACTTCTTTATGCTGTTCGTCCCTGTGACTGGACTGTGGATGAGTGCGATCGGTATTGTGGGTTTAGCCCTCAACCTCCGCGCTTACGACTTCGTATCGCAAGAATTACGCGCTGCTGAAGACCCTGAATTTGAAACCTTCTACACCAAGAATATCTTGTTAAACGAAGGTTTACGCGCTTGGATGGCTCCCCAAGACCAACCCCACCAGAATTTTGTATTCCCTGAGGAGGTACTCCCCCGTGGTAACGCTCTCTAA
- a CDS encoding energy-coupling factor ABC transporter ATP-binding protein: MHHNPILIENLSHTYPDGTPSLKGINLLIEANQRVALIGSNGSGKSTLQLHLNGIFLPQSGQIKIGQWLVNPENLTAIRNFVGLVFQNPDNQLFMPSVWEDVAFGPMNRGVKGKELELRVLEAMEAVNIDPKTYGSRNPDNLSGGEKKRVAIAGVLAMQPQVLVLDEPSAQLDPRSRRGLIKLLDTLSLTQLIATHDLDLAWELCDRTIILSQGEIVYDGETDRIMSDREFLEKHALEPPLSYSRPYCNLNDKPF; encoded by the coding sequence ATGCACCATAACCCAATTTTAATTGAAAATCTTAGCCATACCTATCCCGATGGAACCCCTTCTCTTAAAGGAATTAATCTATTAATTGAAGCCAACCAAAGAGTCGCATTAATTGGGTCTAATGGTTCAGGAAAATCCACCTTACAACTTCATCTTAACGGAATTTTTTTGCCCCAGTCAGGGCAAATTAAGATAGGACAGTGGCTAGTTAACCCAGAAAATTTAACCGCTATCCGCAATTTTGTCGGGTTAGTCTTTCAAAATCCCGATAATCAACTATTTATGCCTAGTGTATGGGAAGATGTGGCTTTTGGTCCGATGAATCGAGGAGTGAAAGGCAAAGAACTAGAGTTAAGAGTATTAGAAGCAATGGAAGCGGTGAATATTGACCCTAAAACCTACGGATCAAGAAATCCTGACAATTTATCAGGAGGGGAAAAGAAACGAGTGGCGATCGCAGGGGTTTTAGCTATGCAACCCCAAGTGTTAGTTTTAGATGAGCCCTCAGCCCAACTTGATCCGAGATCCCGTCGTGGTTTAATTAAATTACTGGATACTCTGTCTCTAACCCAACTCATCGCTACCCATGATCTCGACTTAGCTTGGGAATTATGCGATCGCACTATTATTTTAAGTCAAGGAGAGATTGTTTATGATGGGGAGACTGATCGCATTATGAGCGATCGTGAATTTTTAGAAAAACACGCCCTAGAACCGCCTTTAAGCTACAGTCGTCCCTACTGTAACTTAAACGATAAACCCTTTTGA
- a CDS encoding Coq4 family protein — MSYKYINEIASPENLQKFLEFVDLAAGAGQNVNNVWDIGDKLRNSPQMQLCLQAIQQDPASAKMLEEKYIGPSYDIEAMLKMPKSSLGWTYAKVMSTLGYDPQFYRLRPSIEEDIDYIASRIRKTHDIHHIITGFSLDNLGELGVISVTVAQTRYPTFLLLDLLGLLMTFFTSDKLYSEELSATEKGQTLGFKFELLSAGIKMGQEAKPLFPVKWEEGFERPLDEWREELNIKPFLDGPFSWYSHPQLQAAVL, encoded by the coding sequence ATGAGTTACAAATATATTAATGAAATAGCATCACCCGAAAATTTACAAAAGTTTCTCGAATTTGTAGACTTAGCAGCAGGTGCAGGTCAAAATGTTAATAATGTTTGGGACATAGGAGATAAGCTACGAAATAGTCCTCAGATGCAGTTATGCCTTCAAGCCATTCAACAAGATCCAGCTTCAGCTAAAATGCTTGAAGAAAAGTATATTGGACCATCTTATGACATTGAAGCCATGCTAAAAATGCCTAAAAGTTCTTTAGGCTGGACTTATGCTAAAGTCATGAGTACATTGGGCTATGATCCCCAATTTTACCGCTTACGTCCTAGTATCGAAGAAGATATCGACTATATCGCTTCTCGTATTCGCAAAACCCATGATATTCATCATATTATCACTGGTTTTAGTTTAGATAATTTGGGAGAATTAGGGGTCATTTCTGTAACCGTTGCTCAAACTCGTTATCCCACATTTTTATTATTAGATCTCTTAGGATTATTAATGACATTTTTTACCAGTGATAAGCTATATAGTGAGGAACTTTCTGCAACGGAAAAAGGACAAACCCTAGGGTTTAAATTTGAGCTACTTTCAGCCGGGATTAAAATGGGACAAGAAGCTAAACCTTTATTTCCGGTTAAGTGGGAAGAAGGTTTTGAACGCCCTTTAGATGAATGGCGAGAAGAACTGAATATTAAACCTTTTCTTGATGGTCCTTTTAGTTGGTATAGTCATCCTCAACTCCAAGCAGCAGTCTTGTAA
- a CDS encoding Uma2 family endonuclease, whose translation MISALLSDCVPLQLQKGDREEKFITSGVTWQAYESFLASLGNHSGYRIAYLLETLEIMSPSRNHELDKENIGRLLEAYLEENRIRFWGLGSTTLKREDKQAGKEPDKCYCIGTDKEIPDLAIEVVYTSGGIDILEIYRRLGVQEVWFWQDRKFTIYSLQNDSYQLKSTSQLLPNLDLNFMAQYVTIDDPLEAITQWRNQIKVN comes from the coding sequence ATGATTTCAGCATTACTAAGCGATTGTGTCCCTCTTCAATTACAAAAAGGCGATCGCGAAGAGAAATTCATTACCTCTGGTGTAACGTGGCAAGCTTATGAATCATTTCTCGCATCGTTAGGCAATCATTCTGGTTATCGCATCGCTTATTTATTAGAAACGTTAGAAATTATGTCCCCCAGTCGGAATCACGAATTAGATAAAGAAAATATAGGCAGATTATTGGAAGCTTATTTAGAAGAAAACCGCATTCGTTTTTGGGGGTTGGGTTCAACGACGCTTAAGCGTGAAGACAAACAAGCGGGTAAAGAACCCGATAAGTGTTATTGTATCGGTACAGACAAAGAGATTCCTGACTTAGCTATTGAAGTTGTCTATACTAGCGGTGGTATAGATATCTTAGAGATTTATCGCCGTTTAGGTGTCCAAGAAGTCTGGTTTTGGCAAGATCGAAAATTTACCATTTACTCCTTACAAAATGATAGTTACCAGCTAAAATCTACCAGTCAATTATTACCTAATCTCGATCTAAATTTCATGGCACAATATGTAACTATTGATGATCCTTTAGAAGCTATTACCCAATGGCGCAATCAAATTAAAGTTAATTGA
- a CDS encoding ABC transporter permease: MIDKRYFQVLQLFWTTAIAAELEYRLNFVIALLSSLANLAGSLFSLSLFYRTGYTFDGWSWQEAMIVVGMFTLLQGFSSTFLVPNLNRIVEQVEQGTLDFVLLKPISSQFWLSCRSLSPWGFPDLIFGLVIIFYSGFQLNLSLDKYLLSLLTLSFGMIILYSLWFILGATSIWFVKIYNVTEVLRGLLEAGRYPIVAYPPVYRFFFTFVIPVAFLTTIPAESLLGKSQVVWILGAAMICFCLLIVSHYFWQFALRFYTSASS, from the coding sequence ATGATCGACAAGAGATATTTTCAAGTATTACAATTATTTTGGACAACGGCGATCGCGGCAGAATTAGAATATCGCTTAAACTTTGTGATTGCCCTGTTGAGCAGTTTAGCGAATTTAGCTGGCAGTTTATTTAGCCTATCTTTATTTTACCGAACTGGTTATACTTTTGATGGATGGAGTTGGCAAGAAGCGATGATAGTTGTAGGAATGTTTACCTTATTGCAAGGATTTTCATCGACGTTTTTAGTCCCTAATCTTAATCGAATTGTCGAACAAGTTGAACAAGGAACTCTAGATTTTGTTTTATTAAAACCGATTAGTAGTCAATTTTGGCTATCTTGTAGAAGCCTATCTCCTTGGGGATTTCCCGATTTAATTTTTGGATTAGTTATTATTTTCTATTCTGGTTTTCAATTAAATTTATCTTTAGATAAGTATTTATTAAGTCTGTTAACTCTAAGCTTTGGTATGATAATTTTATATAGTCTTTGGTTTATACTAGGTGCTACCAGTATTTGGTTTGTTAAAATCTATAATGTCACTGAAGTTCTTCGGGGACTTTTAGAAGCAGGACGATATCCCATTGTGGCCTACCCACCCGTTTATCGATTTTTCTTTACCTTTGTGATTCCTGTTGCTTTTTTGACCACTATTCCCGCAGAATCATTATTAGGCAAAAGTCAAGTTGTGTGGATTTTAGGAGCAGCAATGATTTGTTTTTGTCTATTAATAGTCTCTCATTATTTTTGGCAATTTGCCCTACGCTTTTATACGAGTGCGTCCAGTTAA